One window of the Archangium primigenium genome contains the following:
- a CDS encoding FAD-dependent oxidoreductase, which translates to MSASTEHAIVYGGSMVGLVTAGVLSRHFARVTLVERDVYGDALQPRKGVPQARLNHALLTRGMRVFQEIFPALEQRLVEAGGPRFDMGSDQGWFAHGGWRPRVDCGLRAFSVSRLLLESVVREQLRAIPHVRILDGREVTGFLTRPERARVTGVRLRAPGGGEEEALEGALVVDCTGRGSRTPQWLEALGQPRVEETAIRVNTVYACRLYRKPEGFAPGWSNLTLAPQMPRERALGIIQEIEGGRWQVLLGGWLGEGPEADDASFLAFARGLAQPHLYEAIREAEPLGPIHRYAFAHNQWRHYEKLARMPEGLAVAGDAFCSFNPIYGQGMTTGALQAELLGQCVREGLAGVGRRYHQRAGKMLQGPWGMATSGDLRFPEVEGRRPPGFGLMNWYGDRFQRLAGHDAEALRTLVRVVHMLEAPSALMSPRLLLKALTASPPAVLPAGPVPLCAPRRALTGA; encoded by the coding sequence ATGAGTGCTTCGACGGAGCACGCCATCGTCTATGGCGGCAGCATGGTGGGGCTGGTGACCGCGGGGGTGTTGTCCCGCCACTTCGCGCGGGTGACGCTGGTGGAGCGGGACGTGTACGGGGACGCGCTCCAGCCGCGCAAGGGCGTGCCCCAGGCGCGGCTCAACCACGCCCTGCTCACGCGGGGCATGCGCGTCTTCCAGGAGATCTTCCCCGCGCTGGAGCAGCGGCTGGTGGAGGCGGGCGGGCCGCGCTTCGACATGGGGTCGGACCAGGGCTGGTTCGCCCATGGCGGTTGGCGGCCCCGGGTGGACTGTGGGCTGCGCGCCTTCAGCGTGAGCCGGCTCCTCCTGGAGTCCGTGGTGCGCGAGCAGCTCCGGGCCATCCCCCACGTGCGGATCCTCGACGGCCGCGAGGTGACGGGCTTCCTGACGCGCCCGGAGCGCGCGCGGGTGACGGGGGTGCGGCTGCGAGCCCCCGGGGGAGGCGAGGAGGAGGCGCTGGAGGGGGCGCTGGTGGTGGACTGCACGGGGCGCGGCTCGCGCACGCCCCAGTGGCTGGAGGCGCTGGGCCAGCCGCGCGTGGAGGAGACGGCCATCCGCGTGAACACCGTCTACGCCTGTCGCCTCTACCGCAAGCCCGAGGGCTTCGCGCCGGGGTGGAGCAACCTCACGCTCGCGCCCCAGATGCCCCGGGAGCGGGCGCTCGGCATCATCCAGGAGATCGAGGGCGGGCGCTGGCAGGTGCTCCTGGGCGGCTGGCTGGGCGAGGGCCCCGAGGCGGACGACGCGTCCTTCCTCGCGTTCGCCCGGGGGCTTGCCCAGCCCCACCTGTACGAGGCCATCCGCGAGGCCGAGCCCCTGGGGCCCATCCACCGCTACGCGTTCGCCCACAACCAGTGGCGCCACTACGAGAAGCTCGCGCGCATGCCGGAGGGGCTCGCCGTGGCGGGGGATGCCTTCTGCTCGTTCAACCCCATCTACGGCCAGGGCATGACGACGGGGGCCCTGCAGGCGGAGCTCCTCGGCCAGTGCGTGCGCGAGGGCCTCGCCGGGGTGGGGCGGCGCTACCACCAGCGCGCGGGAAAGATGCTCCAGGGGCCCTGGGGCATGGCCACCTCGGGCGACCTGCGCTTTCCCGAGGTCGAGGGCCGACGCCCGCCCGGGTTCGGGCTGATGAACTGGTACGGGGACCGCTTCCAGCGGCTCGCGGGCCACGACGCCGAGGCCCTGCGCACGCTCGTGCGGGTGGTCCACATGCTCGAGGCGCCCTCGGCGCTCATGTCGCCGCGCCTGCTGCTCAAGGCGCTGACGGCCTCGCCGCCCGCGGTCCTCCCGGCGGGCCCCGTGCCCCTGTGTGCCCCGCGGCGCGCGCTGACCGGGGCGTGA
- a CDS encoding HD-GYP domain-containing protein has protein sequence MADNLKVQAQAQTAGENINEVGRAYSEKLQTLARGLVSGLYMLIRSVKMYDPENAVFEKPLLQLQDVINQIISKEGRLELVGVKESFYLNNMLVKVDLNSIDNQRYLLGEMRAKDVGGISLTRAITVPELKNFIWIFSKEQTGSAEEDGLAGRKLLNMKVAKFSRLREKMSKDEHEDKNDQKVDRKKYAMTVYARAVFFLTKYLESVQAGKPLNTSRALRLVQDFVDISYEQKTHFLGMTTMKREIDYLVYHQVNVCLMSIVFGQELGLTKPQLRDLGYIALFHDAGMATIPEELSTKRGALSAEEKALIQKAPLISIRNILMEKGFSRSTLLRVVTTFEHKADFGTAVRDAQGDIQMIIPKTNLGAYAKIIAICAAYDALTSKRPYRDAYGPEVALMLMWTEMRNKFDPELLQVFMRVMAIQPVKVLSRRQRSMTLGGL, from the coding sequence ATGGCGGACAACCTGAAAGTCCAGGCGCAGGCCCAGACCGCGGGCGAGAACATCAACGAGGTGGGCCGCGCCTACTCGGAGAAGCTGCAGACGCTCGCGCGCGGACTCGTCTCGGGCCTCTACATGCTCATCCGATCGGTGAAGATGTACGACCCGGAGAACGCCGTCTTCGAGAAGCCCCTCTTGCAGCTCCAGGACGTCATCAACCAGATCATCTCCAAGGAAGGCCGCCTGGAGCTGGTGGGCGTCAAGGAGTCCTTCTACCTCAACAACATGCTGGTGAAGGTGGACCTCAACTCCATCGACAACCAGCGCTACCTGCTCGGGGAGATGCGCGCCAAGGACGTGGGCGGCATCTCGCTCACGCGCGCCATCACGGTGCCCGAGCTCAAGAACTTCATCTGGATCTTCAGCAAGGAGCAGACGGGCTCGGCCGAGGAGGACGGGCTGGCGGGCCGCAAGCTGCTCAACATGAAGGTGGCCAAGTTCTCGCGCCTGCGCGAGAAGATGAGCAAGGACGAGCACGAGGACAAGAACGACCAGAAGGTGGACCGCAAGAAGTACGCGATGACGGTCTACGCCCGCGCGGTCTTCTTCCTCACCAAGTACCTGGAGTCCGTCCAGGCGGGCAAACCGCTCAACACCTCGCGCGCGCTGCGGCTCGTGCAGGACTTCGTGGACATCTCCTACGAGCAGAAGACGCACTTCCTGGGCATGACCACGATGAAGCGCGAGATCGACTATCTCGTGTACCACCAGGTGAACGTGTGCCTGATGAGCATCGTGTTCGGCCAGGAGCTGGGGCTCACCAAGCCGCAGCTGCGCGACCTGGGCTACATCGCGCTCTTCCACGACGCGGGCATGGCCACCATCCCCGAGGAGCTGTCCACCAAGCGCGGCGCGCTGAGCGCCGAGGAGAAGGCCCTCATCCAGAAGGCGCCCCTCATCTCCATCCGCAACATCCTCATGGAGAAGGGCTTCTCGCGCTCCACGCTCTTGCGCGTGGTGACCACGTTCGAGCACAAGGCGGACTTCGGCACCGCCGTGCGCGACGCCCAGGGCGACATCCAGATGATCATCCCCAAGACGAACCTGGGGGCCTACGCGAAGATCATCGCCATCTGCGCCGCCTACGACGCGCTCACCTCCAAGCGCCCCTACCGTGATGCTTACGGCCCCGAGGTGGCGCTGATGCTCATGTGGACGGAGATGCGCAACAAGTTCGATCCGGAGCTGCTCCAGGTCTTCATGCGCGTCATGGCCATCCAGCCCGTCAAGGTGCTCAGCCGCCGGCAGCGCTCCATGACGCTCGGCGGCCTGTAG